In one Nicotiana tomentosiformis chromosome 6, ASM39032v3, whole genome shotgun sequence genomic region, the following are encoded:
- the LOC138893748 gene encoding uncharacterized protein, whose product MDGVMRFGKKGKLSPRYIGHFEVPERTGEVNYMLALPPSLSSVHPIFYVSMRRKYYGDPSHVLNFSIVQLDGDLTYDVEPVAILDRQVQKLRSKNITLVNV is encoded by the coding sequence ATGgatggtgtgatgaggttcgggaagaagggtaagttaagccctcggtatattggccatTTTGAGGTGCCTGAGAGGACTGGAGAGGTGaactacatgcttgcattaccacctagtctatcaagtgTTCACCCAATATTTTATGTTTCTATGcgccggaagtattatggtgatccatctcatgttctgAATTTCAGCATagttcagttagatggggatttgacttatgatgtggagccggtggccattttggatcggcaggttcaaaagttgagatcaaagaatataactTTAGTAAATGTTTAG